GCAGAACCTATTTTACCTACATCCTTGCGAACGCTAACAGACGTCTGTATATCGGAATGACAAACGATTTGGCCCGCCGACTTCGAGAGCATCGAACGAGTAAAAAGGGATTTGCTGCATCGTACAGAATAACGCGACTGGTTTATTATGAGGTATTCGAGGGGCCCAATGCGGCATTGGAACGTG
The Candidatus Neomarinimicrobiota bacterium DNA segment above includes these coding regions:
- a CDS encoding GIY-YIG nuclease family protein, whose amino-acid sequence is MANSRTYFTYILANANRRLYIGMTNDLARRLREHRTSKKGFAASYRITRLVYYEVFEGPNAALERERVIKKWRREKKIQLIESKNPMWEELVVADDGGISHPSDSKLSNLNPKI